The genomic DNA AGATTATACACTTCGGTTTCATTATATGACAATGAAGCGCTTCATGAAACCAAGGCCTGTTGTgtttgagataaaaaaattgcttttaCTTTTAACTGCAAAACTACCCCTAATTTAACAGTTTCCTGTTTTCAAATATCTGTACAAACGTAAAACATACATATCTTTGAAAACAAGAGTTAAAACAAAGGACagttttaaaattgaaaataaataatgaaatgaaagCAGGTAACTTTTTTTGCAGACCAACTAAACCCAAAATATTGAACATAATTCTAGCACATACCTTGTCATTCTCAATCATGATAACAAACACAGGTCCATCCTGCGCGCAATCAGGCTTGTAAGAATATGGACAGTTATCAGCATGAGAAGGGAACTTGCAAGGTGGCTTGATTGAATCGACATATCCAACAGAAGTGGAATCTTTACTCATTGCTTCGCACTGCCAGGTGACAACCCATCGAGCCCACTCAACCATCTGAAGCACATATGAAGAAAGCTGACAATGATCTTCCTTGTACCTCCAATGAGCAGCGAATCCAAATTCTGCTTGCAAATGCATATCTTTTGTTCGAACTTGTACTTCAAGGGGAACCTTGCCTTCACCCATCACCACAGTGTGCAGAGATTGATAACTGcaaattacaaaatctaaatcAGATGATATAGAGACGGTCACTTTCAAGTGTACACTACCATTATTGAGCTACAACGTACCCATTGAACTTGGGGAAACGTATGTAATCTTTCAGTTTTCCATGCACTTCAGACCATAACCGGTGAACAACTTTTAAGGCTTTGTAACAGTCTTCCTCCTTATCAACAATCAAGCGCAGCCCATAAATGTCATGGATATCATCAATGGTTAGTTTTTTCCTGCAAATATGTAAAGAAATGAATAATTGAGAATTTGAAGTGTATAAAAAATACGGTGCATAATGTCAGGCAAAGATGATGGTATACTTCTACATCAGTAGTTTTAAATTCAAAGCAGTTTGTTTCATTAATAGTTTCATTCACATAAATATAGTGACGCAAATTATATACGTGACCAGCCAAATGAAAGAGGGAAAGGTAAAACGTACTTTAATATTTTGCAATAAACACTATACAAGCTCTTGTGCCGCCCAGAAATGACATGATAAGAAATGCCTTCATCTTTGAGTGCTTGCTCTAATCTTTCTATTGCAGAAGCAATCATTGCATCATCATACGATTCCACAAGCTTTGACGAAAGCTCTTTGTGCTGTACAGGGTTGAGATgcttaaaacataaattttctaATTGGTCCTTCCAATTAGCTATTCCTAAGCGGTTGGCCAAAGGTGCAAAAATCTCCAAAGTTTCCTTTGCAAACCTCTGCTGCTTGGCAACCGGTAATGCATCTAGTGTCATCATATTATGTAATCGATCAGCCAATTTAATGAGGACAGCTCTTGCATCTGCCATGGCAAGGAACATCGTATGCAGGCGGTCAGCTTCAACAGATTTGCTAGCTGTATTATTGTCACGAGCCAGCTTGCTTAAGTGACTCAGTTTAGAAACCTGAAATAGCATACCAATCAGTTAGATTCTTGAAGCAACAAACTataaaaagttcaaaaaaataagtcaatacATTAATTTGTAATATACATTACGTTCCTACAAAAATGGCAACTACAATACAAATTAATCAGTTTAATAATTATACATCCATACAAAAAAGCCAAATCACTAGCaatacaaaaattgaataaaaataaaatgacagcACTTGACAAACACACAACATATTAAAGCATCAAATCTATCATAAAAAGCTAAGTGAACAAAGCTTATTGCATAAACCTAATGGATTTGAATTGTCATTACTTCAATACAATAATAACTACAAACATCAAGAAGAAAACAGCGCAATAGTCAATGTAGAGACACGACAACAACAATTCCAAAAATCACTCAATGATGGGAAGCTAACAAGAGATGTACACCGAACATTTGGTGGAAGACATCAAGTAATTAACACTAGATCTAAAGCATAAAATTCAGTAACAAACTCAATTGCAAAGACTGATTCAAAtgtcgacaaaaaaaaaacatgcaaatcaATGGATCAAATACCATCCATCATCTTAATCTTAAATCACACTCAATTATTAACACCGAAAAAATTCCTCACCCCTTCAACTAAATCCGCAACTCCAGCCCCAAACATCCCATATATATAATCATAAGTAAGAAATGCATCATCAACTGTATCATGCAAAAGCCCTGCAGCAACTACAGTCGAATTCGCACCGATCAAAGCCAACAACACAGCAGTTTCCAAACAATGCTGCAAATACGGATCGCCACTAGCTCGCATCTACAAAcaaacaattcatcaaaatcactcaaacaaacaaacaatcaaacacaaaaatcacaaacatAATCATCAAGCTCAATTCACCTGTCCTCTATGAGCTTTCTCAGCTTCACAAAAGGCCTTGATAACAAACTCTTCACAAAAGATCTTATGTCTTAACTGAgcattcatcaacaacttcttAGCATAAGGC from Medicago truncatula cultivar Jemalong A17 chromosome 8, MtrunA17r5.0-ANR, whole genome shotgun sequence includes the following:
- the LOC11421249 gene encoding probable GTP diphosphokinase RSH2, chloroplastic, with the translated sequence MAVSTIALYASPPSSVCSTPHQINYDFELGSRSSSPASTAASTSGKSVMGGLSCLFSSPTVVKHVPFTSSFSGGGGGDEDELKELSSSFSYSFSPTKFGGSWKRDHSPVSVFQCPVSCSSSIGAGTGTVRSGRGSTGGGFLDGFVRSALGSSCLDYDSTGVRLRGGGGEFDGVGGDSGIVDELTFNLDDTFVEGCVGIEIEPYAKKLLMNAQLRHKIFCEEFVIKAFCEAEKAHRGQMRASGDPYLQHCLETAVLLALIGANSTVVAAGLLHDTVDDAFLTYDYIYGMFGAGVADLVEGVSKLSHLSKLARDNNTASKSVEADRLHTMFLAMADARAVLIKLADRLHNMMTLDALPVAKQQRFAKETLEIFAPLANRLGIANWKDQLENLCFKHLNPVQHKELSSKLVESYDDAMIASAIERLEQALKDEGISYHVISGRHKSLYSVYCKILKKKLTIDDIHDIYGLRLIVDKEEDCYKALKVVHRLWSEVHGKLKDYIRFPKFNGYQSLHTVVMGEGKVPLEVQVRTKDMHLQAEFGFAAHWRYKEDHCQLSSYVLQMVEWARWVVTWQCEAMSKDSTSVGYVDSIKPPCKFPSHADNCPYSYKPDCAQDGPVFVIMIENDKMSVQEFCANSTVLDLLERVGRASCRLTTYRFPLKEELRPRLNHKPVSDPNCKLKMGDVIELTPAIPDKYLTEYREEIQRMYDRGLTVSSMGSTATASSMVGTS